The Lutibacter profundi genome includes a region encoding these proteins:
- a CDS encoding LytR/AlgR family response regulator transcription factor — MLQILLVDDEKDALEALEWKLNNYIDNVEVTTCNSPIEAIKIINEQKPDVVFLDIQMPEMDGFTMIEKVDNRDFNLIFTTAHDEFALKAIKVSAIDYLLKPVDKDELLASMDKIKKSKKGDLLENKLQLLLNNLNDNNHDKINISADGKVYLLDKDDVIMLKSDKSYTTIFLKSEQQILVSKTLKEVEKKFQFSEFFRVHNSYLINLNHIKEYLKGLGGELIMTNGLTASISRNRKAELFKKLYLDK; from the coding sequence ATGCTACAAATATTACTAGTTGACGATGAGAAGGATGCTTTAGAAGCCCTTGAATGGAAATTAAATAATTATATAGATAATGTAGAGGTTACTACATGTAATTCTCCTATTGAAGCCATTAAAATTATTAATGAGCAAAAACCGGATGTTGTATTTTTAGACATTCAAATGCCTGAAATGGATGGTTTTACGATGATTGAAAAGGTAGATAATAGAGATTTTAATTTAATTTTCACTACAGCACATGATGAGTTTGCACTTAAAGCCATAAAAGTATCGGCTATTGATTATTTATTAAAACCTGTTGATAAAGATGAATTGCTTGCTTCAATGGATAAAATTAAAAAATCTAAAAAAGGAGATTTACTAGAAAATAAATTACAATTATTGTTAAATAATTTGAATGACAATAATCATGATAAAATTAATATTTCTGCCGATGGTAAAGTTTATCTTTTAGATAAAGATGATGTTATAATGCTGAAATCTGACAAAAGCTATACCACAATTTTCTTAAAATCTGAACAACAAATATTGGTTTCTAAAACATTAAAAGAAGTAGAAAAGAAATTTCAATTTTCAGAATTTTTTAGAGTTCATAATTCGTATTTAATAAACCTAAATCACATCAAAGAATATTTAAAAGGATTAGGCGGAGAACTTATTATGACAAATGGCTTAACAGCCAGTATAAGTAGAAATAGAAAGGCCGAATTATTTAAAAAATTATATCTGGATAAATAA